CCGGAGACAGATCACATCTACTGTCTCTGGAAGAAAACTGTAAAATCACAGGTTCTCTCGCACGAGGCCATGTAATGCTGACCAACTGTATCTCTATCCGCGGTGATAGCGGCGGACCTGTCCTTCAATTCATCGATAATGAATGGGTAATCATCGGTATTCAGGTGGCTTCCACAAAGCTCGGGAACCGCAATGCTAGCATCGGAGTTTCGGCGCTTGCATTCCGCAGAGAGTTTTACAAACTTCTAAACGCCACAAAGAATTAAAATTTTGCTCACATAAAGTTAATCTGGCTTGAAGAAAATCTGGCTCTCTCTAAACTCCGGGCAAAATTAAAGCAGGATAGACCCATGGCAGATATTGAGTTTGGTGATCGCTCAGATAAAAAAGAGCTTGAAGAAGGCAACGTTTTCAGCCCGAAGTTTGATGACAGAGGACTTATCCCTGTAGTTACCACCTGCCATGAAACCGGAACAGTTTTGATGCAGGCATGGATGAATGCTGAAGCTATTAAATGCACCATCAAAACGGGTGAAGCGCACTATTACAGCCGTTCCAGAAATGAACTATGGCACAAGGGCAAAACATCCGGCGAATATCAGGTGGTAAAAGATTTCCGGACTGACTGTGACCAAGACGCCCTTTGGCTAGTGGTAGAACAGAAAGGCGGCAAATGCTGTCACGTCGGATATCCCGCCTGTTTTTATCGTTCACTACCTGTCGGTAAAACAGTGGATGGGCAAGTTTCACTTACCATTAAACAATAGTTATATTATAACAATTCAACGCACATTTTAATCTACTGAACGCAATTTTCTGTTCACGGAGCAAGCTGCCTCTATCCTTCCCCCATGCATTCGTTCAGGGAGAAATTTATGATGCGCCCATCCAGATGGAAAATTCCAGCCATTCTTCTACTGATCTTTTCCTGTGCGCTTACTGCCACTGCAAGTGATGATGAAGCACAAATCAGAGCCGTGGTAATGAAGTATTTTGAAGGTATTGGGGAAGGAAGCTTTGAGAAGCTATCAAGCGCTTTCCACTCTAAATCCCGCATGCTGACGGCAGAAAAAGATGATGCAGGCAATGCTTACCTCAAGATATGGGAAATGGAACCAACCATCAAAAGATGGAGCAAAAGCACGCCGCCGAAGCGAGAGCGTACACATGAAATCCTCAATATGCATATCATGGATGGCCGCCTTGCCTCTGTATCATTTGATTTAGATGGCCGGTACTATGATTTGCTGACGTTAGCCAAGATGGATGGTGAGTGGAAAATCATCAACAAAGCTTTCATTAGACAGAAGAAGTAATTCCAAGACGACAGCGAGAAAGCCTCCTTAAAGGCTTCGCATATGTGGGAGTGGTTCCGGCCTCGCACCGGAACCACTTTTATCCCTTTAAGCACCAATTCACGAAACTGTTGATGCTCATTACTTACCCACGACTGGATAAGATAATCGCCCGAGCCTATATTAGAAAAAACTAATCAACAGGGTTACATCATGGCGTCTCTTGAAATTATTCAAATCCCGGTAATGCAGGATAATTATCTCTATCTCATTCATGAACCGAACAGCGGAGAAACAGCAATCGTTGATCCAGCAGTCGAAGAACCTGTGATTGAAGCACTAGAAAAACGCGGATGGCAATTAACTCATATTATCAATACCCATCACCACTGGGATCACACAGGCGCCAACCTTGTTCTAAAAGAAAAATACAATGCAACTGTTGTTGGCGCTGCAATTGATAGAGAACGTATCCCGGGTATTGATATAGCAGTCGGCGAAGGCGATATTTTTCAGCTAGGCTCAGAAAAAGCAGATATTTATTTTGTGCCTGGTCACACAAGCGGTCATATCGCTTACCACTTCCCAACAGCCAAGGCACTGTTCTGTGGAGATACGATGTTTTCCATGGGATGTGGGCGCCTGTTCGAGGGTACAGCGGAAGAAATGTGGCATTCACTCAGCAAATTAATGAGCTTACCAGATGACACTCAAATTTGCTGTGCACATGAATATACAACGGCAAACGGTATGTTTGCACTTGCTATTGAACCAAACAATCAATCTCTGCAGGCCCGCATGGCAGAGGTAGAAGCTTTAAGATCGCAAGATAAACCAACAGTTCCGACGGTTCTATCTCTGGAAAAAGCAACAAACCCGTTTCTTCGTCCAGACAGTTTGGAAATACAGGAAACTCTCGAAATGGTCGGAGCTCCCATCACTAAGGTTTTTGCTGAAATCCGCAGTAGAAAAGATAACTTCTAGTTTTCTACACGATAAAGCGTTTCATGGGCGCGATAAGCTGAGTGATTTTTTCCAGTCTCGGCTTGCGCTTTACGGTGTTTTCATAAACACTTGCCCACGAACTAAACGTAAGTCCGATAACCTCGGAGGGGGACCAATGAAAAATAAAACAATAGGAGCATTGATGGCTGCATCACTTACAGCCAGCGCTGCGATTGCTGAAGATGATAAATTCCTTTGGCTTGAAGACGTTCAAGGCAAAAAGGCCCTTGAATGGGTTGCTGAAAAGAACAAACATTCTCTAGGCATTCTTGAGAATGACAGCCGTTTCAAAGGCCTGATGGAACGGTCGCTCAAAGATTATAACGCCACAGATAAAATTGCCTACAGCGGCCTTTATGGCGGTGCTGTACATAACTTCTGGCAGGATAGCAATCATGTTCGCGGTATCTGGCGCCGGACAAGCATGAAATCCTATGCAACAGATGATACCAAATGGGTTGATATCCTTGACTTTGATCAGCTGGCAAAAGACGAAGGCGAGAACTGGGTATATAAAGGCCGTGATTGCCTTGCACCTGATTTTGGCCGTTGCCTGATCCGCCTATCACGTGGCGGCGGTGATGCTGTTGTGGTGCGTGAATTTGATGCTGTAACAAAACGCTTTGTGGATGGTGGCTTTTCAACCCCAGAAGCCAAACAGAATGTAGCCTGGGTTGATGCGGATCATATCATGATCGCCACAGACTTCGGTGAAGGTACAATGAACACAAGCGGTTACGCTCGTCAGGTTCGCCTTTGGAAACGCGGCACCCCCCTTTCAAGTGCCAAGATGCTGATCAACGCACCAGAAGATGTTACCTTTAACTTCCCGATGACAAGCCACCGCCCAGACGGCACATACACAGGCGTGATCCAGGGTCCTGATTTCTTCACACAAGTTATCCATATTATGGAAGGTACACTTGAAGAACCAGAACTCACCGAGCTTGATCTGCCTAAAGGTATCGATTTTCAAGGCTTCTTTGCCGATATGATGCTTATCCTGATGAGGAAAGACTGGACTGTCGGTGGTAAAACCGTGAAAGCAGGCAGCCTTGTTTCCATCAAGGTTGAAGATGCTATGCGTGGCCGTCCTGAAATGAGCCTCACCACTGTTTATGCACCAGCTGCAAGTGGTGCGATTGAGGGCGTAAATATCGGTAAAAACCGTGTATTTGTAAGCGTGCTTGATGATGTAACTGGCCAGCTAATGGAAGCAATGCCGTCTAACACTGGTTGGAACACAAAGAATCTTGGCATGCCTGCTAATGGTTCTCTGAATGTAATCAGCGCTGACGAATGGTCTGACAACGCATATGTAAATTTCGAAAGCTACCTCCAGCCAGATACGCTTTACACTATCTCCCGCGGCGGCAAACCAGAAGAAACAAAATCCCTACCTGCTCGTTTTGATGCAAAGAATTTGGTAACGGAACAGAAGTTTGCAACAAGCGCAGACGGCACCAAAGTTCCTTACTTCCTTGTGCGCCACAAGAATACCAAACTTGATAACACAACACCTACAATTCTATATGGCTATGGCGGTTTTGAAATCGCGCTAACACCGGGATATCTCTCTGGCGTTGGTAAGCTTTGGCTTCAGGAAGGCGGCGCTTACGTTGTTGCCAACATCCGTGGTGGTGGCGAGTATGGCCCGGCATGGCACCAGGCAGCTCTTAAGGAAAACCGCCAGCGTGCCTATGATGATTTCATCGCGGTTGCGGAAGATTTGATTTCAAGCGGGGTTACATCCCCACAGCATTTAGGTATTCGTGGCGGTTCAAACGGCGGTCTGTTGATGGGTGTTATGACAACACAGCGCCCTGATCTATTCAACGCAGTTATCTGTGCGGTACCTCTTCTTGATATGATGCGCTACCACACCCTTCTTGCTGGTGCATCATGGATGGGTGAATACGGTAACCCTGACATTGCTGAAGAACGCGATTTCATTGCAAAATATTCGCCGTACCAAAATCTGAAAGCTGATGAAACTTACCCAGAAGTGTTCTTCTATACATCCACGAAAGATGACCGCGTACACCCAGGTCACGCTCGTAAGATGGCTGCCAAGATGCTCGATATGGGTAAACCAGTTCTTTACTATGAGAACACAGAAGGTGGTCACTCAGCTGCAGCAAACCTGAAACAGCGTGCTTACACAGATGCCCTGCAGGTTGTTTATGCCCTCAAAAAGTTGAGCGACAAATAAAACAAAACTGGATCACTTAATGTGATCCAGTGCCCAAGCTTTACTAGCTTTTAAATAGCCACCCGAAATCCTATATATCCGCAAATACGGTGTAGGAGAGTAATGTGGCTATTATCATTAGAGAAGCAGCGGAAGCTGATTTCGGTGCAATTTGGAATATATTTCATCCTATTGTCAAAGCTGGCACCACATATGCGTTCAATCCTGACACCACAAAAGATGAAGCTTTTAATCTCTGGATGAATCAACCTCGCCGTACGTTCGTGGCCGAAGAAAATGGTGAAATTCTAGGGACCTACTATATCAAAGCCAATCAGGCTGGCCCCGGAGATCATATTTCAAATTGTGGTTATATGGTTGGGAAAAATGCTCAAGGTAAAGGCATTGCCACGAAGATGTGTGAGCACTCTCAGGAAGTAGCGCTATTGCTCGGCTTCAAAGGCATGCAGTTCAACTCTGTGGTTTCAACCAACACACGCGCTGTAGCATTATGGAAATCACTCGGTTTTGAAATTGTTGGCACATTGCCAAAAGCATTTGAGCACCCACAAGATGGTTATGTGGATGCTCATGTTATGTTCAAATGGCTGGCAACCTAGCTTTTCGATGAAAACATCCGTTTAACTGCTCTACATTCTGCACGTGCCTGTTCACGCATATCGCCAAACAGCATACTGCTGCCGAACCAGCCTACAACCAACAGCATTAACATGGTTGATGCTGCTTTATCATCATCAATAACAAGCGCCGATGCCAACATCATTGCAGCCCATAAAATTGCATTTGCAATCGCTTGTTTCTTCATTGGTGCATTTGCCATTTTCTATCCTTTCTATCGTAACGTTATTCTTTTGGTTCAATTGGTTTTTCATGTGTAGGTTCATAGCGCTGTTCGGTCGGCTTCTCTTTATCTGAGACCCCTACAAAAAATGCTATAATGAGTGCAACGAGTAACCCCAACATCATTCCCCCCTATTCGTTCAGCGAAAAAATCTCTTCTACGGGCACATCAAAATGCCGTGCAATTTTCAGTGCTATCACCGTTGATGGAATGAACTTTCCTACTTCAATGGTGCTGATAGTTTTCCTCGAAACACCTATTCTCTCTGCCAATTCACCTTGGCTGATCCGGTGCTCTGCCCGGTAAACACGGATGCGGTTATTCAGTTCGCTGCTCATGCCTCAGGCTCCACACCAAAGTCATCGTCTTCTTCATCGCTATCGTCACGGATTGCAAAAAAGAACGATACACTTGCCGTACCTAGCAACATCGCAAGCACGAAATGAATAGCTACTTCACCAGTTATTTCTAATAGCAACTCTTCAGCAAACATCTGACCGTATACGAGCACAAGGAAGGTAAATGAGAACGCCTTCAATGTTGCTTTTTTAAAACCCTCAACAATAAACCCTTCAGGCTCCCTGCATGCAGACTTGTTATTATATCTACGACGCATGAGCGGGATAAATGACGGCAATATAAGAAGCAGCACAGCAATGGCTGAAGCCTTGCTTGCATACCCAAGTATCTGATCCACTTCTTCCGAGCTATAAACCCGCACGATATCTGCCACATAATTCAGCGACAGTACAAAGAAAGCCACCGCAACACGCTGCATGAAGCGATCATAAAGTTGAGGCGTCGATATTTCTTTTTTCGTCATAACAGCACCTTTCATACAGGAACCTAAATGTATCTTTTTGATACCTATAGGTTACAATATGGTAATTAAAGGTACTTTGTCTAGAGGAGGGGGATGAAAAAAAGCCCCTTAGCACCGAAATAGGTAATAAGAGGCTGATTCCACATAAAACTTTTTTAGCTTTTTCGGCTTGATATCCAGTTATCCACAGTCAAAAACACTATTGATGAGGGTAACATCAATAGGAAAATCACCAACACAAAACGCGTAAATGTATGCCCATCAATATCAAAAAGTGGCTGCTGAAGTGCATGCCCGTATGTGGTGAGCAATAAAAGCAGCCCCACACTTGTTAAGGTCAATTTACGCCAAAGCCCAGCTAGCAACGCGAGGCCCGCGGCCAGTTCCAACACAGGAATAGAAACCCCAAGCGCCCATAAAAGCCATTCAGGTATCCAGTGCCCTTCAAACCCTTTGATAAAGAAGTTTTCTGCATGCTTGGCTGGTGTCAGAACAAACACTTTCCAGTACCCAGCCATAGTGAACAGAATACCCAGCATCCAACGCGCCAAAAACTCTGCGATTATAGTGCTGGATACTTCTTCGAATTTTTTAATCATGCCCTGCCCTCCCTATAAGCAAGAGAGTATTTTTATGGTAGAGATTACATCAATCAATAAACAGCTTCGTGACCAGTATCACTCGCTTAGCTCCGGCACCTGCCAGTTAATTGGTTCCTTACCGAGGCTTTGAAGATAATCATTTGCCTTGGAGAAATGTTTGCACCCGAAGAAACCACGGTATGCACTAAGCGGGCTTGGATGCGGACCAGCAAGTACCAGATGCTTGTTACGGTCAATTTTCTTGCCTTTTTTTTGGGCATAACTCCCCCAAAGAATAAAGACCAAACCTTCATGAGCCTGATTAAGTTCCGAGATAATCGCATCCGTAAATATCTCCCATCCCCTACCCTGATGGGATGCAGCATTATGGGCTTGCACTGTCAGTACTGCATTTAGCATCAACACGCCTTGTTCAGCCCAGGAAGCAAGATAACCGTGCCCTGGTTGCTTGATGCCTAGGTCTTCTTCCTGTTCTTTATAGATGTTCACTAGTGATGGCGGAATTTTTACGCCCGGTTTCACAGAAAAGCTAAGCCCATGTGCCTGCTCCGGCCCGTGATATGGATCTTGCCCAATAATCACCACCTTCACTTTATCCACGGGAGTAAGATCAAGCGCTGAAAAATATTCGGAGCCCTTCGGAAAGATAGTTTTACCTGCCTGAAGTTCAGCCTGCAGAAAAGCTTTAAGGGATTTCATATAATCCTTTTCAAACTCTGGCGCGAGCGCCGCTTTCCAGCTTTCTTCCAGTTTTATAGCATTATCAGACATATATACCTCCCTCAGTACCGCATATTTTGCACAGACAGAGCCGTCACACCAGTATCATCAGAAAAATTCATCTACGACGCATCATTTTCAAATTTTCCAGCATAGATCAAAATCAAAGGAACATTTTTCCAAGCAATCACCTGATCAAGGTGCACATTGCACAATATAGGCATAAATTAGGATTATTTTATAAATAAATTCCTATATTTCATTTTTAATAAAAAATTTTTCTACTCTATGACATAATTTCTTCTCGTTTGTTGCTCTAGAAGTGAATCCCTATTTTTTAGAGCATCGGGAACAGGCCCTTGATCTGTTCCCTTCTTGTTTAGGAGAGTGACCATGGCTAGCATTCCTGTTTTTCTAACAGCTGAAAAACACCACATACTTATTGTGGGTGCAAACGCTGCTGCTATGGCCAAAGCAGCCTTGTTTCTTGAAACAGGTGCGCGCATTAGTGTGATTTCACCAAATGCGCATGACGCCATTCAGGAAGCGGGCCTCGATAGCAACGTGACAGGCAGTGAGAAGCTAACGGCTTTTAATCGTGCCTTCACTGAAGACGACCTAAACGGAAAAACGCTGGTTTATATCGCAACCAATGATGAACTGACAGAAGAACGAGCACTGCGCCTTGCAAGCGCCAGAAACCTTCCGGTGAATGTCGTTGATAAACCAGCCAAGAGTAATTTCACCACGCCGGCACAGTTCAGTCGTGGTCCCCTTAAAGTGGCTTTTTCTTCTGGTGGCGACGCTCCTGTTTTTGTTCGCCGTCTGAGAAGCAGCCTTGAGCGCCTCCTGCCCCCTTCACTGGGGGTCCTCGCTGAGGCGGCGGGCAATGTTCGCGGGCGAATTAAAAGTCTGATCCCTGACGCGACCCGCCGCCGCCTTTTTTGGGATCGCCTTTATGACAATGCCGGTACATATGCAGACCTGCCAAAAGATCAGGTTGCGGAATTAATCGTAGATGCAGCGCGCAACCACCGTACTGGTAGTACAACAGGCCAAGTTCAGCTTGTCGGTGCAGGCCCCGGAGACCCTGATCTTCTCACCATCAAAGCACACCGTGCGCTTCAGCAGGCAGATATTATTATTTATGATCGCCTTGTAAGCCGCGATGTTCTCTCGCTCGCTCGCCGTGATGCAGAACTTATCTTTGTCGGTAAGCGCGAAGGTGATCACGGCATTGGCCAAGACGGTATCAACAAACTGATTGTGGAAGAAGCGCTTAAAGGCAAGCGCGTAGTGCGCCTGAAGGGTGGAGATCCTCTTCTATTTGCCCGCGCTGGCGAAGAAATGGATGCCCTGCGCGATCAAGATATTCATGTGGAAGTAGTACCCGGTATCAGTGCCTTTCAAGGCATCGCAGCCAGCACACAAATCCCAATGACAGACCGGGAGTATTCTAATTCCCTTACGCTTGTCACCGGCCACCTGAAAGATGGTGCTTTTAAAGATTGGGCTCGCCTGTCTGGTGAAGGCCAGACCCTAGTAATTTATATGGGCGTACGTGGTGCTCCCCGTATTTCAGCTGGCCTGATGGCAGAAGGTACACAGGGATCAACCCCTGTGGCTGTTGTTGAAAACGGCACCCGCGCTAATGAACGCCGCTTTTACGGCACACTTGAAACATTGCCTGCGCTTGTTGCTGAAAATTCAGTGAAAAGCCCAGCACTTCTTATCATTGGTGACGTTGTCAGGAACGCCGCCGATTTAAACCAAAAACAGTTCGACACCCTGCTTCAGCAGGCAACGGCATAGAGAGTAAATCATGGCTAAGAAAATCAAAGGGCCACAAATGTTAATTGCCAATCGGTTGGATGACGGCCGTGTTGTGTTTTTCACACGCACTGGCGGCTGGAGTTCAAACACTGATGATGCAGCTTACGGCGAAGATGAAGTGCTGGAGAGCCTGCTTGAGCGCGCGCAAGTTTTTGTTGCCAATAATACGGTGATTGACCTGCAAGCCATCGGTGCCGTTATAGACGGCGACAAGGCTTTCCCCTCTCATATCAAACACGCAATGCAGGCCAAAGGCCCGAGCGTTCGTGCCGATCTTGGCTATCAAACATCACTGGATTGGGAGCAAGCATAATGTATGCATACGACCAGTTTGACCATGCAATGGTCGCGAGCCGCAACGCTGAGTTTCGCGATCAAGTAGAACGTCGCCTGAAAGGTGAGCTTACAGAAGACGAGTTCAAGCCACTTCGCCTTATGAATGGCCTTTATCTGCAGCTTCATGCCTATATGCTTCGCGCGGCTATTCCGTACGGTACGTTATCAGCAGATCAGATGCGCCGCCTGGCTCATATCGCACGCAGATATGACAAAGGTTACGGCCATTTCACAACACGTCAGAACGTACAGTTTAACTGGCCAAAACTTTCTGATACGCCAGATATTCTGGATGAGCTTGCAGAAGTTGAAATGCACGCGATCCAAACATCCGGCAACTGTATCCGCAACGTGACAACAGATCAGTTTGCTGGTGCTACCGCCGATGAAGTGGCTGATCCACGCCCATACGCGGAACTACTGCGTCAGTGGTCTACTTTCCATCCAGAATTCAGCTTCCTGCCGCGTAAATTCAAAATTGCTATCACTGGAGCGAGTGCTGACCGTGCTGCCGTGAAATGGCATGATATTGGCCTTGTTCTGAAGCAGAATGACGCTGGTGAGGTTGGTTTTGAAGTAAGCGTTGGCGGCGGCATGGGCCGTACGCCTGTAATCGGCAAAGTGATCCGCGATTTCCTTCCTGAGAAAGATCTACTTTCATACATGGAAGCAATCTTGCGCGTTTATAATGAAAACGGCCGCCGGGATAACAAATATAAAGCACGTATCAAAATTCTTGTGGAAGCAATGGGTGCTGATGAATATGCGCGCCAGACAGAAGCAGAATGGGAACGCATCAAAGATGCACCTATTGATGTACCTGAAGAAGAGGCAGCACGTATTAAAGCCTTCTTTGCTCCTCCACCGCTTGAAGTGCTTGAGGAAACCAATGCTTCGGTGGACGAATTCGCAAGCAAGAACTTCCTGTTTGC
This DNA window, taken from Kordiimonas sp. SCSIO 12603, encodes the following:
- the hisI gene encoding phosphoribosyl-AMP cyclohydrolase; translated protein: MADIEFGDRSDKKELEEGNVFSPKFDDRGLIPVVTTCHETGTVLMQAWMNAEAIKCTIKTGEAHYYSRSRNELWHKGKTSGEYQVVKDFRTDCDQDALWLVVEQKGGKCCHVGYPACFYRSLPVGKTVDGQVSLTIKQ
- a CDS encoding nuclear transport factor 2 family protein, encoding MMRPSRWKIPAILLLIFSCALTATASDDEAQIRAVVMKYFEGIGEGSFEKLSSAFHSKSRMLTAEKDDAGNAYLKIWEMEPTIKRWSKSTPPKRERTHEILNMHIMDGRLASVSFDLDGRYYDLLTLAKMDGEWKIINKAFIRQKK
- the gloB gene encoding hydroxyacylglutathione hydrolase, with the protein product MASLEIIQIPVMQDNYLYLIHEPNSGETAIVDPAVEEPVIEALEKRGWQLTHIINTHHHWDHTGANLVLKEKYNATVVGAAIDRERIPGIDIAVGEGDIFQLGSEKADIYFVPGHTSGHIAYHFPTAKALFCGDTMFSMGCGRLFEGTAEEMWHSLSKLMSLPDDTQICCAHEYTTANGMFALAIEPNNQSLQARMAEVEALRSQDKPTVPTVLSLEKATNPFLRPDSLEIQETLEMVGAPITKVFAEIRSRKDNF
- a CDS encoding prolyl oligopeptidase family protein — protein: MKNKTIGALMAASLTASAAIAEDDKFLWLEDVQGKKALEWVAEKNKHSLGILENDSRFKGLMERSLKDYNATDKIAYSGLYGGAVHNFWQDSNHVRGIWRRTSMKSYATDDTKWVDILDFDQLAKDEGENWVYKGRDCLAPDFGRCLIRLSRGGGDAVVVREFDAVTKRFVDGGFSTPEAKQNVAWVDADHIMIATDFGEGTMNTSGYARQVRLWKRGTPLSSAKMLINAPEDVTFNFPMTSHRPDGTYTGVIQGPDFFTQVIHIMEGTLEEPELTELDLPKGIDFQGFFADMMLILMRKDWTVGGKTVKAGSLVSIKVEDAMRGRPEMSLTTVYAPAASGAIEGVNIGKNRVFVSVLDDVTGQLMEAMPSNTGWNTKNLGMPANGSLNVISADEWSDNAYVNFESYLQPDTLYTISRGGKPEETKSLPARFDAKNLVTEQKFATSADGTKVPYFLVRHKNTKLDNTTPTILYGYGGFEIALTPGYLSGVGKLWLQEGGAYVVANIRGGGEYGPAWHQAALKENRQRAYDDFIAVAEDLISSGVTSPQHLGIRGGSNGGLLMGVMTTQRPDLFNAVICAVPLLDMMRYHTLLAGASWMGEYGNPDIAEERDFIAKYSPYQNLKADETYPEVFFYTSTKDDRVHPGHARKMAAKMLDMGKPVLYYENTEGGHSAAANLKQRAYTDALQVVYALKKLSDK
- a CDS encoding N-acetyltransferase family protein — its product is MIIREAAEADFGAIWNIFHPIVKAGTTYAFNPDTTKDEAFNLWMNQPRRTFVAEENGEILGTYYIKANQAGPGDHISNCGYMVGKNAQGKGIATKMCEHSQEVALLLGFKGMQFNSVVSTNTRAVALWKSLGFEIVGTLPKAFEHPQDGYVDAHVMFKWLAT
- a CDS encoding helix-turn-helix transcriptional regulator — translated: MSSELNNRIRVYRAEHRISQGELAERIGVSRKTISTIEVGKFIPSTVIALKIARHFDVPVEEIFSLNE
- a CDS encoding MauE/DoxX family redox-associated membrane protein is translated as MIKKFEEVSSTIIAEFLARWMLGILFTMAGYWKVFVLTPAKHAENFFIKGFEGHWIPEWLLWALGVSIPVLELAAGLALLAGLWRKLTLTSVGLLLLLTTYGHALQQPLFDIDGHTFTRFVLVIFLLMLPSSIVFLTVDNWISSRKS
- the ung gene encoding uracil-DNA glycosylase; this encodes MSDNAIKLEESWKAALAPEFEKDYMKSLKAFLQAELQAGKTIFPKGSEYFSALDLTPVDKVKVVIIGQDPYHGPEQAHGLSFSVKPGVKIPPSLVNIYKEQEEDLGIKQPGHGYLASWAEQGVLMLNAVLTVQAHNAASHQGRGWEIFTDAIISELNQAHEGLVFILWGSYAQKKGKKIDRNKHLVLAGPHPSPLSAYRGFFGCKHFSKANDYLQSLGKEPINWQVPELSE
- the cysG gene encoding siroheme synthase CysG; this translates as MASIPVFLTAEKHHILIVGANAAAMAKAALFLETGARISVISPNAHDAIQEAGLDSNVTGSEKLTAFNRAFTEDDLNGKTLVYIATNDELTEERALRLASARNLPVNVVDKPAKSNFTTPAQFSRGPLKVAFSSGGDAPVFVRRLRSSLERLLPPSLGVLAEAAGNVRGRIKSLIPDATRRRLFWDRLYDNAGTYADLPKDQVAELIVDAARNHRTGSTTGQVQLVGAGPGDPDLLTIKAHRALQQADIIIYDRLVSRDVLSLARRDAELIFVGKREGDHGIGQDGINKLIVEEALKGKRVVRLKGGDPLLFARAGEEMDALRDQDIHVEVVPGISAFQGIAASTQIPMTDREYSNSLTLVTGHLKDGAFKDWARLSGEGQTLVIYMGVRGAPRISAGLMAEGTQGSTPVAVVENGTRANERRFYGTLETLPALVAENSVKSPALLIIGDVVRNAADLNQKQFDTLLQQATA
- a CDS encoding DUF2849 domain-containing protein, which encodes MAKKIKGPQMLIANRLDDGRVVFFTRTGGWSSNTDDAAYGEDEVLESLLERAQVFVANNTVIDLQAIGAVIDGDKAFPSHIKHAMQAKGPSVRADLGYQTSLDWEQA
- a CDS encoding nitrite/sulfite reductase encodes the protein MYAYDQFDHAMVASRNAEFRDQVERRLKGELTEDEFKPLRLMNGLYLQLHAYMLRAAIPYGTLSADQMRRLAHIARRYDKGYGHFTTRQNVQFNWPKLSDTPDILDELAEVEMHAIQTSGNCIRNVTTDQFAGATADEVADPRPYAELLRQWSTFHPEFSFLPRKFKIAITGASADRAAVKWHDIGLVLKQNDAGEVGFEVSVGGGMGRTPVIGKVIRDFLPEKDLLSYMEAILRVYNENGRRDNKYKARIKILVEAMGADEYARQTEAEWERIKDAPIDVPEEEAARIKAFFAPPPLEVLEETNASVDEFASKNFLFASWLNNNTNKHKVPGYVNVTVSLKPHGGIAGDATAEQMELVAALADAYSQSEIRVSHEQNLILPHVPVKDLATIWADLDEAGLGTANVGLITDMIVCPGLDYCALANARSIPIGQAISNRFDDMKRIQDIGPLKIKMSGCINACGHHHAGHIGILGVDRKGEESYQILLGGSGAEDASKGTILGPGFDEHGIVDAVEKVVAVYLGEREEGEEFLGTYRRIGAQPFKEALYGTH